From Klebsiella electrica, the proteins below share one genomic window:
- a CDS encoding transglutaminase family protein, with translation MKYRVRHLTKYQYNSPVTLCYNMTHLLPRNTASQHCVQRRITVTPMPVYQNEGYDYFGNLTFYFSIQVPHDTLTIEMESELDIDEINRADLLHSHSLTCGEYRQQLHESVTPELRMAKEYLLDSSLIRRSERLACYAADIFHDDAPVIQAAAALTHRIFEEFTFDPIATSVSTPPEQVLQEKRGVCQDFAHLAIACLRSVGLPARYISGYIETLPPEGQEKLVGTDASHAWFAIFIPDAGWLEFDPTNDLMPQGQHIVTAWGRDYADVAPLQGVIFDGGVTLALEVAVDVQRG, from the coding sequence ATGAAATACCGGGTACGACATCTTACAAAGTACCAGTACAACTCTCCGGTGACGTTATGCTACAACATGACGCACCTGTTGCCGCGCAATACCGCCAGTCAGCACTGCGTACAGCGGCGGATAACCGTAACGCCGATGCCGGTTTATCAGAACGAAGGGTATGATTATTTTGGCAATCTGACGTTTTATTTCTCGATCCAGGTCCCGCACGACACTCTGACCATTGAGATGGAAAGTGAGCTTGATATTGACGAAATCAACCGCGCGGATCTGCTGCATAGCCACTCTCTGACCTGCGGAGAGTATCGGCAGCAATTGCATGAGTCCGTGACGCCGGAGCTGCGGATGGCGAAGGAGTATTTGCTCGACTCCAGTTTAATTCGCCGTTCTGAGCGGCTGGCCTGCTACGCGGCGGATATTTTCCATGATGATGCCCCGGTCATTCAGGCGGCGGCGGCATTGACCCATCGCATTTTTGAGGAGTTTACTTTCGATCCGATTGCGACCAGCGTCAGCACCCCGCCAGAGCAGGTCTTACAGGAAAAGCGGGGGGTCTGTCAGGATTTTGCCCATCTGGCGATCGCCTGCCTGCGTTCCGTCGGCTTACCCGCGCGCTATATCAGCGGCTATATCGAAACGCTACCGCCCGAGGGGCAGGAAAAATTAGTCGGGACCGATGCGTCGCATGCGTGGTTTGCCATTTTTATCCCCGACGCAGGCTGGCTGGAGTTTGACCCGACCAACGATCTCATGCCTCAGGGGCAACATATTGTCACGGCGTGGGGCAGGGATTACGCCGATGTTGCCCCGTTGCAGGGGGTTATTTTCGATGGCGGGGTAACGCTGGCCCTTGAAGTTGCGGTCGATGTGCAGCGCGGCTGA
- a CDS encoding amino acid ABC transporter permease has protein sequence MSQRPTVKRDFSFGNPTVRAWLYQMAAIVAVLAIVGYLIHNTVINLANRGITSGFGFLERSAGFGIVQHLIDYTEGDTYARVFLVGLTNTLLVSALCIVFASVLGFFIGLARLSDNWLLRKLSTFYIETFRNIPPLLQIFFWYFAVLRNLPGPREALSAFDLAFVSNRGLYIPWPTYAPGSWPFVIALALAIAGSIGLRHYNRQHQLKTGQLRRTWPLAAAMIVIFPLIAHMLFGAATHWDVPQLRGFNFRGGFVMIPELASLTLALSIYTSSFIAEVIRSGIQSVPHGQGEAARSLGLPNPVTMRQVIIPQAMRVIIPPLTSQYLNIVKNSSLAAAIGYPDMVSLFAGTVLNQTGQAIETIAITMAVYLLISLMISLLMNLYNRKIALVER, from the coding sequence ATGTCTCAACGCCCAACCGTAAAAAGGGATTTTTCATTCGGTAACCCTACGGTTCGCGCCTGGCTTTACCAGATGGCCGCCATCGTAGCCGTGCTTGCTATTGTGGGATATCTGATCCACAACACGGTGATCAACCTGGCCAATCGCGGTATTACCTCCGGTTTTGGTTTTCTTGAGCGAAGCGCCGGTTTCGGTATCGTCCAGCATCTGATTGATTATACGGAAGGCGATACCTATGCTCGCGTCTTCCTTGTGGGGTTAACCAACACCCTGCTGGTTTCCGCGCTGTGCATTGTATTCGCTTCGGTGCTCGGGTTCTTCATTGGCCTCGCGCGTCTGTCGGATAACTGGCTGCTGCGCAAGCTCTCGACCTTCTATATCGAAACGTTCCGTAATATTCCGCCACTGCTGCAAATTTTCTTCTGGTATTTCGCCGTGCTGCGTAATTTACCTGGCCCGCGAGAGGCATTAAGCGCATTCGATCTGGCATTTGTCAGCAACCGCGGTCTGTACATCCCCTGGCCGACCTACGCGCCAGGCAGCTGGCCGTTCGTTATCGCCCTGGCACTGGCGATCGCCGGCAGCATCGGTTTACGGCATTACAACCGTCAGCATCAGTTGAAAACTGGTCAGCTGCGGCGAACCTGGCCGCTGGCCGCCGCGATGATCGTCATCTTCCCGCTGATCGCTCATATGCTGTTTGGCGCCGCTACTCACTGGGATGTTCCACAGCTGCGCGGATTTAACTTCCGGGGCGGGTTCGTCATGATCCCGGAACTGGCTTCGTTGACCCTGGCGCTGTCGATCTACACCTCTTCGTTTATTGCCGAAGTGATTCGTTCCGGAATCCAGTCAGTGCCGCATGGACAGGGTGAAGCGGCCCGGTCGCTGGGGTTGCCGAATCCCGTGACCATGCGGCAGGTGATCATCCCCCAGGCGATGCGGGTCATCATTCCCCCGCTGACCAGTCAGTACCTCAATATTGTGAAAAACTCTTCACTGGCGGCGGCGATCGGTTACCCGGATATGGTCTCGCTGTTTGCCGGGACGGTACTGAATCAGACCGGTCAGGCTATCGAGACCATTGCCATCACCATGGCGGTGTACCTGCTTATCAGTCTGATGATTTCGCTGCTGATGAACCTCTACAACCGCAAAATTGCGCTGGTTGAGCGTTAA
- a CDS encoding amino acid ABC transporter ATP-binding protein gives MTHTMTNSADAMMITLENVNKWYGQFHVLKDINLQVKPRERIVLCGPSGSGKSTTIRCINHLEEHQQGRIVVDGIHLNDDVRNIERVRTEVGMVFQHFNLFPHLTVLQNCTLAPTWVRKMPAKEAEALAMHYLQRVRIAEHAHKFPGQLSGGQQQRVAIARSLCMKPKIMLFDEPTSALDPEMVKEVLDTMIGLAEDGMTMLCVTHEMGFARTVADRVIFMDRGEIVEQAPPQEFFSHPKSERTRTFLSQVIH, from the coding sequence ATGACACACACAATGACTAATTCTGCTGACGCAATGATGATTACGCTCGAAAATGTGAATAAATGGTACGGCCAGTTTCACGTCTTGAAAGACATTAACCTGCAGGTGAAACCGCGTGAACGCATTGTCCTCTGCGGGCCTTCAGGATCGGGTAAATCGACCACGATTCGTTGCATCAACCACCTGGAAGAGCACCAGCAGGGGCGGATCGTCGTTGATGGCATTCATCTGAACGATGATGTCCGCAACATAGAGCGCGTACGCACTGAAGTCGGCATGGTATTTCAACACTTTAATCTGTTCCCTCACCTCACCGTTTTGCAGAACTGTACCCTGGCGCCGACCTGGGTGCGTAAGATGCCGGCGAAGGAAGCGGAAGCGCTGGCAATGCATTATCTGCAACGTGTCCGCATCGCGGAACATGCGCATAAATTTCCCGGACAGCTGTCGGGTGGTCAGCAGCAGCGCGTGGCGATCGCCCGTTCCCTGTGCATGAAACCCAAAATCATGTTGTTCGATGAGCCCACCTCCGCGCTTGACCCGGAGATGGTCAAAGAAGTGCTCGATACCATGATTGGCCTGGCGGAAGATGGCATGACGATGCTGTGCGTCACTCATGAAATGGGCTTTGCACGCACGGTGGCGGATCGGGTGATCTTCATGGACCGCGGCGAGATTGTCGAACAGGCGCCGCCGCAGGAGTTCTTCTCCCATCCAAAATCAGAACGTACACGGACGTTTTTGTCGCAGGTTATACACTAA
- a CDS encoding amino acid ABC transporter permease, protein MFATTHETPPASTNPVRKAWGWARKNLFSSWFNTLLTLLCLWVICNVIPPALNWLVFQANWLGTTRADCTKEGACWVFIHARFGQFMYGLYPHELRWRINLALVTGLLSIIPIFIKSMPRRGRYIACWAVVYPLIVWCLMYGGFLGLDRVETRQWGGLTLTLIIAAVGIAGALPLGILLALGRRSTMPVVRTLSVIFIEFWRGVPLITVLFMSSVMLPLFMAEGSTIDKLVRALVGVILFQSAYIAEVVRGGLQALPKGQYEAAESLALGYWKTQVLVILPQALKLTIPGLVNTIIALFKDTSLVIIIGLFDLFSSVQQATVDPTWLGMSTEGYVFAALVYWIFCFSMSRYSQYLEKRFHTGRKSH, encoded by the coding sequence ATGTTTGCTACCACACATGAAACACCGCCAGCCTCCACTAACCCGGTGCGTAAAGCCTGGGGCTGGGCACGTAAAAATCTGTTCTCCAGCTGGTTCAATACGCTGCTGACACTGTTGTGCCTGTGGGTTATCTGCAACGTTATACCACCGGCGCTAAACTGGCTGGTCTTTCAGGCTAACTGGCTGGGTACCACCCGTGCCGACTGTACCAAAGAAGGCGCCTGCTGGGTGTTTATCCATGCACGCTTTGGCCAGTTTATGTATGGGCTGTATCCGCATGAACTGCGCTGGCGTATTAACCTCGCGCTGGTAACCGGCCTGCTGTCGATTATCCCGATATTTATCAAGTCGATGCCGCGCCGGGGCCGTTATATCGCCTGTTGGGCCGTGGTCTATCCTCTCATCGTCTGGTGCCTGATGTACGGCGGTTTTCTCGGCCTCGATCGCGTTGAAACCCGCCAGTGGGGGGGCCTGACGCTGACGTTAATTATCGCCGCTGTCGGGATTGCTGGCGCGTTGCCGTTGGGGATTTTACTGGCGCTGGGGCGGCGCTCAACGATGCCGGTGGTTCGCACCTTGTCGGTGATCTTTATTGAGTTCTGGCGGGGCGTGCCGCTGATTACCGTGCTGTTTATGTCATCGGTGATGCTGCCGCTGTTTATGGCCGAAGGGAGCACTATCGATAAGCTGGTGCGCGCTCTGGTCGGGGTGATCCTGTTCCAGTCGGCCTATATTGCCGAAGTCGTACGTGGGGGGTTACAGGCGCTTCCCAAAGGGCAGTATGAAGCGGCGGAGTCGCTGGCGCTGGGCTACTGGAAAACGCAGGTTCTGGTCATTCTCCCCCAGGCGCTCAAGCTCACCATCCCGGGGCTGGTTAACACCATCATCGCGCTGTTTAAAGACACCAGCCTGGTTATCATCATTGGCCTGTTCGATCTGTTCAGTAGCGTACAGCAGGCAACGGTTGACCCTACCTGGCTGGGTATGTCGACTGAGGGATATGTTTTCGCCGCCCTCGTCTATTGGATTTTCTGTTTTAGCATGTCGCGCTACAGCCAGTATCTGGAAAAGCGCTTTCACACCGGGCGCAAATCGCACTGA
- a CDS encoding amino acid ABC transporter substrate-binding protein: MKKIMFSTLVAAASLFAVAQQAHAGTTLDAIKKKGFVQCGISDGLPGFSYADANGKFTGIDVDICRATAAAVFGDASKVKYTPLTAKERFTALQSGEVDILSRNTTWTSSRDGGMGFLFAGVNYYDGIGFLTHKKAGLKSAKELDGATVCIQAGTDTELNVADYFKANKMQYTPVTFDRSDESAKALDSGRCDTLASDQSQLYALRIKLGKPDEFIVLPEVISKEPLGPVVRRGDDDWFTIVKWSLYAMLNAEEMGITSKNVEQMAAKPSNPDIAHLLGAEGDFGKDLKLDNKWAFNIIKQVGNYQESFDRNVGKDSALKIARGQNALWNQGGIQYAPPVR, encoded by the coding sequence ATGAAAAAAATAATGTTCTCCACCCTGGTCGCCGCGGCTTCTCTGTTCGCTGTCGCGCAGCAAGCGCATGCGGGTACTACGCTGGATGCAATTAAGAAAAAAGGCTTTGTTCAGTGCGGTATCAGCGATGGTTTACCGGGCTTCTCTTATGCCGATGCTAACGGCAAATTCACCGGTATTGATGTCGATATCTGTCGGGCTACGGCAGCGGCAGTGTTTGGCGATGCGAGCAAGGTCAAATATACCCCGCTGACGGCAAAAGAGCGCTTTACCGCTCTGCAATCCGGTGAAGTGGATATTCTGTCGCGTAATACAACCTGGACCTCTTCGCGCGATGGCGGGATGGGATTCTTGTTCGCCGGGGTTAACTACTACGACGGTATTGGCTTTCTGACCCATAAAAAAGCGGGCCTCAAAAGCGCTAAAGAGCTGGATGGCGCCACCGTATGTATCCAGGCAGGTACGGATACGGAACTGAACGTGGCCGATTACTTCAAAGCCAACAAAATGCAATACACGCCCGTAACCTTCGATCGCTCAGACGAGTCGGCGAAAGCCCTCGACAGCGGTCGTTGCGATACGCTGGCTTCCGACCAGTCTCAGCTGTATGCGCTGCGTATTAAGCTGGGCAAACCAGATGAATTTATTGTTCTGCCGGAAGTGATTTCGAAAGAGCCGCTGGGCCCGGTTGTTCGCCGTGGCGATGATGACTGGTTCACCATCGTTAAATGGTCGCTGTACGCCATGCTGAACGCAGAAGAGATGGGGATCACGTCGAAAAACGTTGAGCAGATGGCGGCAAAACCGTCTAACCCGGACATCGCTCACCTGCTGGGGGCGGAAGGTGACTTTGGCAAAGACCTGAAGCTCGACAACAAATGGGCGTTCAACATCATTAAACAGGTTGGTAACTATCAGGAAAGTTTTGACCGCAACGTCGGTAAAGATAGTGCTCTGAAAATCGCGCGTGGACAGAATGCGCTCTGGAACCAGGGCGGCATCCAGTACGCACCGCCGGTACGTTAA
- a CDS encoding circularly permuted type 2 ATP-grasp protein — MTASFSESITPACEPASFAVDSASTAIYNEACDLTNTLRPHWTEVMNSVSEMGVEGMENRLRQAQRILRDDGATYNLNGDPLSPNVWSLDIIPNLLAEEEWSSVERGLAQRSRLFDLMLKDLYGEQRLLKEGVIPSEIIFSHPGFLRQCHGIRLPGAHNLIFHAVDLVRGGNGQFVAIGDRTQAPSGTGYVLENRIAVSRVLPSLFRNSHVRRLSGFFHALRHTLASLASHKTDTPRIVVLTPGAYSSTYFEHAYLANYLGFQLVQGGDLTVRNGRVWLKSLNGLSEVDVIVRRMDDAYCDQTELRSDSRLGVPGLLEVVRNGNVVLANPLGSGVLEAPALLAFLAEISQFLLGEPLLIPTVKTWWCGRVEDRDFVIHHLEQLIIKPSYRSFDSKSIYGHSLDDAGRKLIIQQITASPHSYVAQAYIPGSRVPVWANQQIEYRPTIFRAFTVAAPEGYCVMPGTLSRVAESADECIVSDLSGAWSKDTWILGENLDTAQPPLTDSIPRDEGNLPSRVIENLFWFGRYAERAEMSLRLIRILFKQLNGVEHFMPESREILLGALSALTGTLPESGAVGDQNHELSSLVCDGQRTGSIKFNILNMLACGEQVKEMLSADTRIIINELRDYIRTVEVAYQDGLPELPEESLDNLVTSLLALSGLNHESMLRGMDWRFQEIGRRAERARLTAILLKHTLTRAVPGLQQQQILESVLMSVEALISFRRRYRGQMNIISGLDLLMLDGTNPRSLIYQVDRLRKYLLDLPRQEGQTSSLTSDMRPVMKSLTDIQLADLDRLAQVDEPTGLREQLDTLMTQIISQLEQFTTLLSDKYFDHANGPQQLINTQWKTDL; from the coding sequence ATGACCGCATCTTTTTCTGAATCAATCACGCCGGCCTGTGAGCCGGCTTCTTTCGCTGTCGATAGCGCTTCGACAGCCATTTATAACGAGGCCTGCGATCTGACGAACACCCTCCGCCCGCACTGGACAGAGGTGATGAACAGCGTCAGTGAGATGGGTGTGGAAGGGATGGAAAACCGGCTGCGCCAGGCCCAGCGCATTTTGCGCGACGATGGCGCCACCTATAACCTGAATGGCGATCCGCTTTCGCCAAACGTCTGGTCGCTGGATATCATCCCCAATCTGTTGGCGGAGGAGGAGTGGTCAAGCGTGGAACGCGGGCTGGCGCAGCGTTCGCGGCTATTCGACCTGATGCTTAAAGATCTCTATGGCGAACAGCGGCTGTTGAAAGAAGGGGTTATCCCCTCGGAAATCATCTTCTCTCACCCCGGTTTTCTGCGTCAATGCCACGGTATCCGTTTGCCTGGGGCCCATAATCTTATCTTCCACGCGGTCGATTTGGTTCGCGGCGGGAATGGACAGTTTGTGGCGATTGGCGATCGTACCCAGGCCCCGAGTGGTACCGGTTATGTTCTGGAAAACCGAATCGCCGTTTCCCGCGTCCTGCCATCGTTGTTTCGTAACAGCCATGTCCGGCGGCTTTCCGGTTTCTTTCATGCGCTACGGCATACGCTGGCCAGCCTCGCCAGCCACAAAACCGATACCCCACGGATCGTCGTCCTGACTCCCGGCGCCTACAGCAGTACCTATTTTGAGCACGCTTATCTGGCAAACTATCTCGGCTTTCAGCTGGTGCAGGGGGGCGACCTGACCGTGCGTAACGGCAGAGTATGGTTGAAATCCCTGAATGGGCTGTCGGAAGTCGATGTGATTGTGCGCCGGATGGATGATGCCTACTGCGATCAGACCGAACTCCGTTCCGACTCGCGCCTGGGGGTGCCGGGGCTGCTTGAAGTGGTGCGCAACGGTAACGTCGTGCTGGCTAACCCTCTGGGCTCAGGGGTCCTTGAAGCACCGGCGTTGCTGGCATTTCTCGCGGAAATTAGTCAGTTTTTGCTGGGCGAACCGCTGTTGATCCCCACGGTTAAAACCTGGTGGTGCGGCCGAGTGGAGGACCGCGACTTCGTGATCCACCACCTTGAGCAACTGATCATCAAACCGTCTTATCGTAGTTTTGATAGCAAAAGTATCTATGGTCATAGTCTGGATGACGCGGGCCGCAAGCTGATTATTCAGCAAATCACCGCCAGCCCGCACAGCTACGTGGCGCAGGCCTATATTCCGGGCTCACGCGTCCCGGTGTGGGCGAATCAGCAAATTGAGTATCGTCCGACGATTTTCCGCGCGTTCACCGTTGCCGCGCCTGAAGGGTACTGCGTCATGCCCGGAACGTTGTCGCGGGTGGCAGAGTCGGCCGATGAATGTATCGTCAGCGACTTATCCGGGGCGTGGAGTAAAGATACGTGGATACTTGGGGAAAATCTCGATACCGCGCAACCCCCTCTGACGGACTCGATTCCGCGCGATGAGGGAAATTTGCCCAGCCGGGTGATAGAAAACCTGTTCTGGTTTGGCCGCTATGCGGAACGCGCGGAGATGAGCCTGCGTCTGATACGTATTCTTTTCAAGCAGCTTAACGGCGTTGAGCATTTTATGCCGGAAAGCCGCGAGATTCTGCTGGGGGCATTATCTGCGCTTACCGGGACGTTGCCAGAAAGCGGCGCTGTCGGCGATCAGAATCATGAGCTTTCTTCCCTGGTGTGCGATGGCCAACGCACGGGATCGATAAAATTTAATATTCTCAACATGCTGGCCTGCGGTGAGCAGGTGAAAGAGATGCTGTCGGCCGATACGCGCATTATCATCAATGAATTACGTGATTATATTCGGACGGTGGAGGTCGCATATCAAGACGGGCTGCCGGAATTGCCGGAAGAGTCGCTGGATAATCTGGTCACCTCTTTACTGGCCTTGTCCGGACTGAATCATGAAAGCATGCTGCGGGGCATGGACTGGCGGTTCCAGGAGATTGGTCGCCGTGCCGAACGAGCGCGTCTGACCGCCATTCTGCTGAAACATACTTTGACCCGCGCCGTTCCGGGTTTACAGCAACAGCAAATTTTAGAATCGGTACTGATGAGCGTCGAGGCGTTAATTTCTTTTCGACGACGTTACCGGGGGCAGATGAATATCATTTCCGGTCTGGATTTATTGATGCTGGATGGGACGAACCCGCGTTCGTTGATTTATCAGGTCGATCGGTTGCGTAAATATCTCCTCGATTTGCCGCGCCAGGAGGGACAGACCTCCAGCCTGACATCGGATATGCGCCCGGTGATGAAATCACTCACGGATATACAACTTGCCGATCTCGATCGACTGGCGCAGGTCGATGAACCCACCGGACTGCGTGAACAACTGGATACGTTAATGACGCAGATAATCAGTCAGCTGGAGCAATTCACTACCTTGCTGAGCGACAAATATTTCGACCACGCCAATGGACCGCAGCAACTGATTAACACCCAGTGGAAGACCGACTTATGA